One genomic region from Spirulina subsalsa PCC 9445 encodes:
- a CDS encoding glutathione peroxidase, with protein sequence MTAQAPASIYEFSATSIKGESVPLNTYKDKVLLIVNTASQCGFTPQYKGLQALYEKYASRGLVVLGFPCNQFGGQEPGNSNQIQSFCETNFGVSFPLFQKIDVNGNNAHPLYQYLTNAAPGIFGTEGIKWNFTKFLVDRNGKVVKRYASTAKPEDLAKDIEALL encoded by the coding sequence ATGACAGCACAAGCACCTGCATCAATTTACGAATTTTCTGCAACAAGCATTAAAGGCGAGTCAGTGCCATTAAACACCTATAAAGACAAAGTTTTACTGATTGTCAACACCGCGAGTCAGTGCGGTTTTACCCCCCAGTACAAAGGACTACAAGCCTTGTATGAAAAATATGCCAGCCGGGGATTAGTTGTTTTAGGATTTCCCTGTAATCAATTTGGCGGGCAAGAACCCGGAAACTCAAACCAGATTCAATCCTTCTGTGAAACCAACTTTGGGGTTTCCTTCCCACTGTTTCAGAAAATCGACGTGAATGGCAATAATGCCCATCCACTCTATCAATACTTGACTAACGCTGCACCCGGCATTTTTGGCACAGAGGGGATTAAGTGGAACTTCACTAAATTTCTGGTCGATCGTAATGGTAAAGTTGTTAAACGCTATGCCAGCACAGCCAAGCCAGAAGATTTAGCCAAAGATATTGAGGCCTTGCTATAA
- a CDS encoding type IV pilus twitching motility protein PilT gives MTQSQRPPAPPRRPPAAPPPPGRGTAASDVTQQMAVPARGGGRPIAPAIAKSDKPQRTPGHPSMEEIINRANKDGFSDIHLGVGEEPRVRDRGEMMKLDYPITDENTFWSWMHEIVTEQEIQQFKDTKELDTAKQYDFARVRINVFDTLTGPAIVMRLIPLKILTMEQLRLPPVFKDISDAHKGLILVTGPTGSGKSTTMAAMVDYINKEHSKHIITIEDPIEFIHKSQKSLVKHREVGTHTLLFDNALKAALREDPDLILVGEMRDKGTVNTALKAAQTGHLVMGTLHTNSAVKTIERILNLYTAEEQNSMRIALAESVVAIIAQGLCRTTDGKRAAFHDILINTETMKEYIAKGNYEEMHELMKQGEFDGMLTMNQALYNLYQEGRITEETALEKSPTPNEMAQMLRGRV, from the coding sequence ATGACACAATCCCAACGCCCCCCCGCCCCTCCCCGTCGTCCTCCTGCGGCACCGCCCCCACCGGGACGGGGTACCGCAGCGTCGGATGTCACCCAACAGATGGCTGTACCCGCCCGGGGGGGAGGTCGTCCCATTGCTCCAGCTATTGCCAAATCTGACAAACCCCAACGCACCCCCGGACATCCTTCCATGGAGGAGATTATTAACCGGGCGAACAAAGACGGGTTCTCCGATATTCACTTAGGAGTAGGGGAAGAACCGAGAGTGCGCGATCGCGGTGAGATGATGAAACTTGATTATCCCATCACCGACGAGAACACCTTCTGGAGTTGGATGCACGAAATTGTTACGGAACAGGAAATCCAACAGTTCAAAGATACTAAAGAACTAGACACCGCGAAACAATACGACTTTGCCCGAGTCAGGATTAACGTCTTTGACACCCTCACCGGGCCGGCCATCGTCATGCGGTTGATTCCCCTAAAAATCCTGACCATGGAGCAGTTACGCTTACCCCCCGTGTTTAAGGATATCTCCGACGCACACAAGGGCTTAATCCTAGTCACCGGCCCCACCGGATCCGGGAAGTCCACCACGATGGCGGCAATGGTGGACTATATCAACAAAGAACACTCCAAACATATCATCACTATTGAAGACCCCATTGAATTCATCCATAAAAGCCAAAAATCCCTAGTCAAACACCGAGAAGTCGGTACCCATACCCTCCTGTTTGATAACGCCCTTAAAGCCGCCTTACGGGAAGATCCTGACCTGATTCTAGTGGGGGAAATGCGGGATAAAGGCACGGTGAACACAGCCCTCAAAGCCGCACAAACGGGTCACTTAGTGATGGGAACCTTGCACACCAACAGTGCAGTTAAAACCATTGAGCGGATTTTGAACTTATATACAGCAGAAGAACAAAATTCCATGCGGATTGCTTTGGCTGAATCAGTTGTGGCGATTATTGCCCAAGGGTTATGTCGCACCACTGATGGCAAACGGGCAGCCTTTCATGACATTTTAATCAATACCGAAACCATGAAAGAATATATTGCTAAAGGGAATTATGAGGAAATGCACGAGTTGATGAAACAAGGGGAATTTGATGGGATGCTGACCATGAATCAAGCCCTGTATAACTTATATCAAGAGGGTCGGATTACGGAAGAAACGGCGTTAGAAAAATCTCCCACCCCCAACGAAATGGCTCAAATGCTACGCGGTCGGGTTTAA
- a CDS encoding sugar phosphate nucleotidyltransferase, whose translation MKAMILAAGKGTRVRPITYTIPKPLIPILQKPVMEFLLELLRQHGFDQVMVNVSHLANEIESYFRDGQRFGVEIAYSFEGRIMDGQLVGEALGSAGGLRRIQDFSPFFDDTFIVLCGDALIDLDLTEAIQWHKSKGAIATIVTKTVPKDQVSSYGVVVTDEEGRIKAFQEKPPVEEALSTMINTGIYIFEPEVIDYIPSNQVFDIGGDLFPKLVESNAPFYAIAREFQWVDIGKVPDYWHAIRSVLQGDVRNVAIPGKEVFPGVYTGLNVVVNWDKVHVKGPVYIGGMTCIEDGATIIGPTMIGPSCHICSGATVDNSVIFEYSRLGAGIRLVDKLVFGRYCVDKNGATIDVQAAALDWLITDARQSPPHKEPAERIAIEELLRE comes from the coding sequence ATGAAAGCCATGATTCTGGCGGCTGGGAAAGGAACAAGGGTTCGTCCAATTACCTACACCATCCCAAAACCATTGATCCCGATTTTGCAAAAACCCGTGATGGAGTTCCTCCTAGAACTCCTGCGTCAGCATGGCTTTGATCAAGTTATGGTCAATGTCAGTCACCTCGCCAATGAGATAGAAAGCTATTTTCGCGATGGTCAACGCTTTGGGGTGGAAATTGCCTATTCCTTTGAAGGGCGGATCATGGATGGTCAGCTAGTCGGGGAAGCCCTGGGCTCCGCTGGGGGCCTGAGACGGATTCAAGATTTTTCCCCTTTTTTCGATGATACCTTTATTGTTCTCTGCGGGGATGCCTTGATTGACTTGGATTTGACTGAAGCGATTCAATGGCATAAATCCAAAGGTGCGATCGCTACCATTGTCACCAAAACCGTCCCCAAAGACCAAGTATCCAGTTATGGCGTAGTTGTCACCGACGAAGAAGGCCGCATCAAAGCCTTCCAAGAAAAACCCCCCGTCGAAGAAGCCTTAAGCACCATGATCAACACCGGGATTTATATTTTTGAACCCGAAGTGATTGATTATATTCCCTCTAACCAAGTCTTTGATATTGGGGGCGATTTATTCCCCAAATTAGTCGAAAGTAACGCCCCCTTTTATGCCATTGCTCGGGAGTTTCAATGGGTTGATATTGGTAAAGTTCCCGACTATTGGCACGCCATTCGCAGCGTCTTACAAGGGGATGTCCGCAACGTAGCCATTCCGGGAAAAGAAGTTTTTCCGGGAGTTTATACCGGATTAAATGTAGTGGTGAACTGGGATAAAGTCCACGTCAAAGGCCCCGTTTATATTGGCGGCATGACCTGCATTGAAGACGGAGCAACCATTATCGGCCCCACCATGATCGGCCCGAGTTGTCATATTTGTAGTGGTGCAACAGTGGATAATAGTGTAATTTTTGAATATTCCCGTCTGGGTGCAGGCATTCGGTTAGTTGATAAGTTAGTTTTTGGTCGCTATTGTGTCGATAAAAATGGCGCAACCATTGACGTTCAAGCCGCCGCCTTAGACTGGTTAATTACCGATGCTCGACAATCTCCCCCCCATAAAGAACCGGCCGAACGGATAGCCATAGAGGAGTTATTGAGGGAGTGA
- a CDS encoding segregation/condensation protein A, protein MAINLAQEAIAVLLDLAQRGEIDPWDVQVIEVIDRYLSKLALTGDLEPGKETADLPQSGQAFLWASMLVLLKANTLDEVEEEQEAEEIGEFDSDDLARPERALPTRLEQHIRRRPSAPPLRRRRVTLQELIEQIEAMAVVLESKPAKPRVRSRSPSRREALRTIAELAHNENLTEMAGLLDQFLSQNFQQIAGEQETIALDQLVAFWSQQQGQPTAPQPSIHDRVGVFWALLLLSSQSKVELEQEEFYQDLTIKPISP, encoded by the coding sequence ATGGCCATTAATCTCGCTCAAGAAGCGATCGCCGTCTTACTCGACCTCGCCCAACGGGGAGAAATTGACCCCTGGGATGTGCAGGTGATTGAAGTCATCGACCGTTATCTGAGTAAACTTGCCCTAACCGGAGATTTAGAACCCGGCAAAGAAACCGCCGACCTGCCCCAGTCTGGCCAGGCCTTCCTCTGGGCTTCTATGCTGGTATTGCTCAAAGCAAACACCCTAGATGAAGTCGAGGAGGAGCAGGAAGCCGAGGAAATCGGGGAATTTGACTCCGATGACCTAGCGCGCCCTGAACGGGCTTTACCGACCCGTCTAGAGCAGCATATTCGCCGCCGTCCTTCTGCCCCCCCTTTGCGGAGAAGACGAGTCACCCTACAGGAGTTAATCGAACAGATTGAGGCTATGGCCGTGGTGTTGGAGTCCAAACCCGCTAAACCGAGAGTGCGATCGCGTTCTCCCTCTCGACGAGAAGCCCTGCGCACCATTGCCGAACTCGCCCATAACGAAAACCTAACGGAAATGGCCGGCCTATTAGACCAATTTTTGAGCCAAAATTTCCAGCAAATCGCCGGAGAACAAGAGACAATCGCCCTCGACCAACTGGTGGCCTTCTGGAGCCAACAGCAAGGGCAACCCACAGCGCCTCAACCCTCCATCCATGACCGAGTAGGGGTATTTTGGGCGCTCCTCCTGCTCTCCTCACAATCCAAAGTGGAACTAGAACAGGAGGAATTTTATCAAGACCTGACCATTAAGCCCATTTCCCCCTGA
- a CDS encoding PAS domain S-box protein yields the protein MQSHSFSSIDVTEAICPRPHVISPTATVLEAIALMSGLSAPEVAPPDPQDPHSTDLSPLAPLWKGGKEGGEEGGGISSCVLVVVERDSDETQGQRVVGILTERDIVRLSAQQQDIRELSVGEAMTQPVLTLRPSELTDIFSLLQFLEQHHLRHVPIVDEQERLMGLISHETLRNLARPVDLLRLRSVQEVMTQTVLTASPDASLLEIAQLLAENRLSSVILTRPLAGGDLGEYPVGIVTERDVVQFQALGGNFGEILAEEVMSSPLFTLRPDADLWTAQQAMEKRRIRRVVVTGEGGELLGIVTQTSLLRSFNPLELYRLAEVLEQKVARLEAERVTLLERRTQELEQQVQERTQTIEAQAERVRLLLDIATSLRNSLDLGTILQTAVDEVRRVLECDRVMIYQLEEGLRGEIIAESMISGGRSVLHREANDPCVTPEWLESYRQGRVRVVRDIYEESLSLCHQEMLLSFEIRAKLMVPIVLEEHLWGLMIASYRDQPRDWQTWEVELLQALSLQLAIALQQAGQHQQLQNEIRERQQAEQDLAALNAQLEARVAQRTAELESREARYHALMEGASDAILLATPQGYIIEANAAAEELFGYSRSELTQLHYSQLCPPEELQPVTQVWQSLVNPQQRVLWDGFILHAEGHSIPIALSGTMIEVGDSIIFQGIFRDISARQQAEAALAKLSQRLSIALSSAALGCWEWDIAQNCLTWDKRMYALYGVESRVPPDDPSTVTVAYEVWSKGVHPEDRQRTETLLQQALLGEAEYNTEFRVVHPDGSLHYIRAYGVVLRDAAGHPQSMIGVNLDVTDTHEAQRELQASETRFRQVFDSNVVGMMFTNFVGEITEANDRFLAMLGYSRDDLHAGRLNWADLTPPEYQQQDVEAIYHLLTYNSIDPFEKVYLHRDGHPVAVLLGVAMVCPAEGTCVCVVVDISDRKQAEIALQESQLRLELALESSNTGLWDWNMQTGELWFNKQWKTMLGYGEDELENQLREWESRVHPDDLPQTYQEVEQHIKGQTDVYRNEHRLRGKDGSYHWVLAQGRIVERDGVGNPLRFIGTHTDISDRKNNELERQKLLQELSSFKFALDQSAIVVTTNLKGQILYINDRFESISGYSQPEILGKTPQILNSKYHPPGFFAHLWTTILNGQVWRNEICNRAKNGQIYWVDATIIPFLNPQGQPTQFLSIQFDITSRKQVELDLASSNSLLSTITHAQAQFITAANRLTIFEGLLESLLELTHSEYGFIGEVLFQGDGTAHMEENFLKIRGVPYLQTHSITNIAWDAATEQFYQNNYEKGMEFTNLKTLFGAVILTGKPVIANQAPTDPRRGGIPKGHPPLEAFLGIPFFKGPELIGMVGIANRPGGYNEGIIARLGPFLTTCSNLIEGYRMDRHRQKAEAMIAQQLRQRTVLGQIVQQIRESLNLQEILAITTQRVREILQGDRVIVFRFCDLGRTCIFEEAVAEDLPSLKYMNWEDEQWSSEILQFYWQGQPRIVPDVMNDPLTPCLLDYSRQGQIQSKIVAPILQEIHNGERGNGEIDPWTDPESGNKLWGLLVIHACHEKRIWQESEAELLQQIANQLAIAIRQSRLFEQLQEELTERQQTQIQLTQRNEELIRATRLKDEFLANMSHELRTPLNAILGMTEGLQDGVFGSVNEGQRKALSTIERSGSHLLALINDILDLAKIESGQVELECAPTAIASLCQSSITFVKQQALKKHLHLSVNLPVNLPDIVLDERRIRQVLINLLNNAVKFTPEGGRVTLEVTLPTPEQNSLPHLRFSVIDTGIGITPENLKKLFQPFIQIDSALNRQYQGTGLGLAVTKRIVELHGGQVGVSSEEGKGSCFMIDLPYQASVVFAPQTNSESHFDPHDLATQSPGKSSPLLLLAEDNEANISTISSYLMAKGYRIEVAKNGQEAIHQAVALSPDLILMDVQMPGMDGLEAMKRMREIPELATTPIIALTALAMDSDRDRCLQAGADEYLSKPVKLKQLTLTIQGLLKS from the coding sequence ATGCAGAGCCATTCCTTCTCCTCCATTGACGTAACCGAGGCGATTTGTCCCCGTCCTCACGTCATTTCCCCCACGGCAACCGTCCTTGAAGCCATTGCTCTGATGAGTGGCTTATCCGCTCCAGAAGTTGCCCCACCTGACCCCCAAGACCCCCATTCAACGGACTTATCCCCCCTAGCCCCCCTTTGGAAGGGGGGGAAAGAGGGGGGGGAAGAGGGGGGGGGAATCTCTAGTTGTGTTTTGGTCGTAGTCGAAAGGGATTCCGACGAAACCCAAGGGCAACGGGTTGTAGGAATTTTGACGGAACGGGATATTGTCCGCTTGAGCGCCCAACAGCAGGATATTAGAGAACTGTCTGTGGGTGAGGCGATGACCCAACCTGTTCTGACACTCCGCCCCTCAGAACTTACGGATATTTTCAGTCTTTTACAGTTTCTGGAACAGCATCACCTGCGCCATGTCCCCATTGTCGATGAACAAGAGCGACTGATGGGGCTAATCAGCCACGAAACCTTACGAAACCTTGCCCGTCCGGTGGATTTGTTGCGCTTGCGGTCTGTGCAGGAGGTGATGACTCAGACGGTTCTGACAGCTTCGCCGGATGCTTCTCTGTTGGAGATTGCTCAGTTATTGGCCGAAAATCGGCTCTCTTCTGTCATTCTTACCCGCCCTCTGGCAGGAGGGGACTTAGGGGAGTATCCGGTGGGAATTGTGACTGAGCGAGATGTGGTGCAATTCCAAGCACTGGGGGGAAACTTTGGGGAGATTCTGGCGGAAGAGGTGATGAGTTCCCCCCTGTTTACCCTGCGCCCCGATGCCGACCTCTGGACAGCACAACAAGCGATGGAAAAACGCCGGATTCGGCGAGTGGTTGTGACAGGAGAGGGCGGAGAACTGTTGGGAATTGTCACACAAACTAGCTTGCTCCGGTCATTTAACCCCCTTGAACTGTATCGTCTCGCGGAAGTCTTAGAACAAAAAGTCGCTCGCTTAGAGGCGGAACGGGTGACTCTGCTGGAACGTCGGACTCAGGAACTTGAACAACAAGTGCAAGAACGAACCCAGACCATTGAAGCCCAGGCGGAGCGTGTCCGTCTCTTGTTGGATATCGCCACTAGCCTGCGGAATTCCCTCGATTTGGGGACGATTCTCCAGACGGCTGTGGATGAAGTGCGGCGGGTCTTGGAGTGCGATCGCGTGATGATCTACCAACTAGAGGAAGGCTTGAGGGGAGAGATTATCGCGGAATCGATGATTTCCGGTGGGCGTTCTGTGCTGCATCGGGAAGCGAATGATCCCTGTGTGACTCCAGAGTGGCTAGAATCCTATCGTCAAGGTCGGGTGCGGGTGGTGCGGGATATTTATGAGGAATCCCTGAGTCTGTGCCATCAGGAGATGTTGTTAAGCTTTGAGATTCGAGCCAAGTTGATGGTGCCGATTGTGTTGGAGGAGCATCTCTGGGGGTTAATGATTGCCAGTTACCGCGACCAGCCGCGAGACTGGCAAACTTGGGAAGTCGAACTGTTGCAAGCCCTGTCTTTACAATTGGCGATCGCACTGCAACAAGCCGGCCAACACCAACAACTCCAGAACGAAATCCGGGAACGGCAACAAGCCGAACAAGACCTAGCCGCCCTCAATGCCCAACTAGAAGCCCGGGTCGCCCAACGCACCGCCGAACTAGAAAGCCGGGAAGCCCGCTATCACGCCCTCATGGAAGGGGCCAGCGATGCTATTCTCTTGGCTACCCCCCAAGGCTACATCATTGAGGCCAACGCCGCCGCCGAGGAATTATTTGGCTACTCCCGCTCAGAATTAACCCAACTTCACTACTCCCAACTCTGTCCCCCCGAAGAGTTACAGCCCGTGACTCAGGTCTGGCAATCCTTGGTGAATCCCCAACAGCGCGTTCTCTGGGATGGATTTATCCTCCATGCCGAGGGCCATTCAATTCCCATAGCCCTTTCGGGAACCATGATTGAAGTGGGGGATAGTATCATTTTTCAAGGCATTTTCCGGGATATTAGCGCTCGTCAACAAGCCGAAGCCGCCTTAGCGAAACTCTCCCAACGGTTAAGCATTGCCCTCTCCTCGGCCGCTCTAGGCTGTTGGGAGTGGGATATTGCCCAAAATTGTCTGACTTGGGATAAGCGGATGTATGCCCTCTATGGGGTTGAATCTCGTGTTCCCCCAGATGACCCGTCCACGGTCACGGTGGCCTATGAAGTCTGGTCTAAGGGAGTCCACCCCGAAGATCGTCAACGGACGGAAACCCTGCTCCAACAAGCGCTATTAGGAGAGGCGGAATACAATACCGAATTTCGGGTAGTCCATCCCGATGGCAGCCTGCACTATATTCGGGCTTATGGGGTAGTCCTGCGGGATGCGGCCGGCCATCCCCAAAGTATGATTGGGGTGAACTTAGATGTCACGGATACCCATGAAGCTCAACGGGAGTTGCAGGCCAGTGAAACCCGTTTTCGGCAAGTGTTTGATTCTAATGTGGTGGGCATGATGTTCACTAACTTTGTTGGAGAGATTACCGAGGCCAATGATCGTTTTTTAGCCATGCTGGGCTATAGTCGGGATGACCTCCACGCCGGACGACTGAACTGGGCGGACTTGACTCCCCCAGAATATCAACAGCAGGATGTAGAAGCCATCTATCATCTGCTGACCTATAATTCCATTGACCCCTTTGAAAAGGTCTATCTCCACCGAGACGGGCATCCCGTGGCTGTGTTGCTGGGCGTGGCGATGGTTTGCCCGGCCGAGGGAACTTGTGTCTGTGTGGTGGTGGATATTAGCGATCGCAAACAGGCCGAAATTGCCCTACAAGAAAGCCAACTGCGCTTAGAACTGGCTCTAGAATCTTCCAATACTGGCCTATGGGACTGGAATATGCAAACCGGGGAGCTTTGGTTTAATAAACAGTGGAAAACCATGTTGGGGTACGGGGAAGATGAGCTTGAAAACCAGTTGAGGGAGTGGGAAAGTCGCGTTCACCCCGATGACTTACCCCAGACCTACCAAGAGGTGGAACAGCATATAAAAGGACAAACCGACGTTTATCGCAATGAACATCGTCTACGGGGTAAAGATGGCTCCTATCACTGGGTTTTAGCCCAGGGGCGTATTGTGGAACGGGATGGGGTGGGCAACCCCCTGCGCTTTATTGGCACCCATACGGATATTAGCGATCGCAAAAACAACGAACTGGAACGCCAAAAACTGCTCCAAGAACTGAGTTCCTTTAAATTTGCCCTAGATCAATCGGCTATTGTTGTCACCACAAACCTCAAGGGTCAAATTCTCTACATCAATGACCGTTTTGAGTCCATTTCCGGCTATAGCCAACCAGAAATTCTAGGCAAAACCCCTCAGATCCTCAATTCTAAATACCATCCCCCGGGATTTTTCGCCCATCTCTGGACAACCATTTTAAACGGTCAAGTCTGGCGCAACGAAATTTGTAACCGCGCCAAGAATGGCCAAATCTATTGGGTTGATGCAACCATCATCCCCTTTCTCAACCCCCAAGGCCAACCCACTCAATTTTTATCTATTCAATTTGATATTACCTCCCGTAAACAGGTAGAACTCGACCTAGCCAGTAGCAACTCTCTCCTCTCCACCATTACCCATGCTCAAGCACAATTCATCACGGCTGCCAATCGTCTGACGATTTTTGAAGGCCTGTTAGAAAGTCTCCTAGAGTTAACCCATAGTGAATATGGATTTATTGGTGAAGTCCTCTTCCAAGGGGATGGAACCGCCCACATGGAGGAAAATTTTCTCAAAATCCGTGGAGTTCCCTATTTACAAACCCATAGCATTACTAATATTGCGTGGGATGCCGCCACAGAGCAATTCTATCAAAACAATTATGAAAAAGGGATGGAATTTACCAACCTCAAAACCCTCTTTGGTGCAGTCATTTTGACCGGAAAACCCGTCATTGCTAATCAGGCCCCCACGGATCCCCGTCGAGGAGGTATCCCCAAAGGCCATCCCCCCCTAGAGGCCTTTTTAGGGATTCCCTTCTTTAAAGGCCCTGAACTTATTGGCATGGTGGGAATTGCCAATCGTCCGGGAGGCTATAACGAGGGCATCATTGCAAGACTTGGGCCATTCTTAACCACCTGTAGTAATTTGATTGAAGGCTATCGCATGGATCGCCATCGGCAAAAAGCCGAGGCCATGATTGCCCAGCAACTTCGACAGCGCACCGTTCTGGGTCAGATTGTCCAACAGATTCGTGAATCCCTCAACCTACAAGAAATTTTAGCCATTACCACCCAACGGGTGCGGGAAATTTTGCAAGGGGATCGGGTCATTGTCTTCCGTTTCTGTGACCTGGGTAGGACGTGCATTTTTGAAGAAGCTGTCGCTGAAGATTTGCCAAGTCTCAAATACATGAACTGGGAGGATGAACAATGGTCGTCAGAAATCCTCCAGTTTTATTGGCAAGGCCAGCCCCGAATTGTTCCAGATGTCATGAATGATCCTTTAACTCCTTGTCTCTTGGACTATTCTCGCCAGGGACAGATTCAATCTAAGATTGTTGCGCCCATTTTGCAGGAAATCCACAATGGAGAAAGGGGTAATGGGGAAATAGATCCTTGGACAGATCCGGAGTCCGGGAATAAACTTTGGGGCCTCTTGGTGATTCATGCCTGCCATGAAAAACGGATTTGGCAAGAGTCCGAGGCTGAACTTTTACAGCAAATTGCCAACCAACTAGCGATCGCCATCCGACAATCCCGCCTCTTTGAACAGTTACAAGAGGAACTCACCGAACGTCAACAAACCCAAATCCAACTCACCCAACGCAATGAAGAACTGATCCGCGCTACCCGACTTAAAGATGAGTTTCTGGCCAATATGAGCCACGAACTCCGCACCCCCCTGAATGCTATCTTAGGCATGACGGAAGGACTACAGGACGGTGTATTTGGCTCAGTCAACGAGGGTCAACGGAAAGCCTTAAGCACCATCGAACGCAGTGGCTCCCATTTATTGGCCTTGATTAACGATATTTTGGATCTGGCCAAGATTGAATCCGGGCAGGTAGAGTTAGAATGTGCGCCAACGGCCATCGCCTCTTTGTGTCAATCCAGTATCACCTTTGTCAAACAACAAGCCCTCAAAAAGCATCTTCACCTCTCGGTTAATTTGCCCGTAAACCTGCCCGATATTGTGCTAGATGAGCGGCGCATTCGTCAGGTGTTAATTAATCTGCTCAACAATGCCGTTAAATTTACTCCCGAAGGGGGGCGCGTGACCTTAGAGGTTACGTTACCTACCCCAGAACAAAACAGCCTCCCCCATCTCCGATTTTCCGTCATTGATACGGGCATTGGTATCACGCCAGAAAATTTAAAAAAACTGTTTCAACCTTTTATTCAAATTGACAGCGCTCTCAATCGTCAATATCAAGGGACTGGTTTAGGTTTAGCCGTCACTAAACGGATTGTTGAACTTCATGGCGGACAAGTTGGGGTCAGCAGTGAAGAGGGAAAGGGGAGTTGTTTTATGATTGATTTACCCTATCAGGCCTCGGTGGTTTTTGCCCCACAGACTAACTCTGAGTCGCATTTTGACCCCCATGATCTGGCAACCCAATCACCGGGTAAATCGTCTCCCTTACTGCTATTAGCGGAAGATAATGAAGCCAATATCAGCACCATTTCCAGCTATTTAATGGCGAAAGGCTACCGGATTGAAGTGGCAAAAAATGGTCAGGAGGCTATTCATCAGGCGGTGGCTTTATCTCCCGATTTAATTCTGATGGATGTTCAAATGCCCGGAATGGATGGACTAGAGGCGATGAAACGGATGCGGGAGATTCCTGAGTTGGCGACAACGCCCATCATTGCTTTAACGGCGTTGGCGATGGACAGTGATCGCGATCGCTGTTTACAAGCGGGGGCTGATGAATACTTGAGTAAGCCCGTCAAATTAAAACAATTAACGCTGACTATTCAAGGCCTCCTAAAGTCTTAA